DNA sequence from the Candidatus Limnocylindrales bacterium genome:
CCGAGCAGACCGCGGCCAGATCGTGGCGGCGGATCCATTCCACGGCCTCCAGGCCGATACCCGGGCCCTGCCACAGATATGTCTCGCGATCGCCGTCCTGCTTGAAGACGCCGAGGTGGCCGGTGCGCAGGACCAGGATGTCGCCGGGCAGGAGCGAGACGCCCTGGGCTGCGAGCGCGTCGTCGATTTCGGCGCTCGTGATGACGCTGCCGGGCGGCACCCGCTCCAGCCCGCGATGGCGTGCGACGTCGACGAGCACGCCGCGCGAGGCGATGCCCTGTACCGCCAGCTTGTCGATGCCGTTGCGCGTCGTGCCCGAGGCGCTCAGTGCCGTTGCGGCATCGAAGCCGTTGTAGAGCTTCCCGTCGTAGTGCACGTGCGCCAGGCTGTCCCACTGCGTGGCCGTCTGCAGCGGCAGCGACAGCACGTCGTCGGAGTAGTGAAAGCCGCGCGGGTCGTCGCCGATCTGCACGCCGATGGCGGTCATGTAGTGCTGAGGGTTGAACCGCCCGACCACCGTTCCGGTCTGCGGCCCTTCGGCGCCGAGCGACAACCCGAGGTTGAACACCTCGCCGCGACGCACGCACGCGGAGCCGCGCCGGACGACCTCGGGCGTGATCAGGTTCAGCGTTCCGCGCTCGTCGTCGGCGCCCCAGCGCCCCCAGTTCGAAACCCTCTCGGCGATGGCCCGGACTCGATGCATCATCGTGCTCGCATGGAGATGAGGACAGGCGGCTTCACCGGCGGAGCCGAAGAAGCGCCGGCCGCGCTAGTAGTGGAACTCGGGCAGGACCTTGGTGGCGAACAGCTCGAGCTGCTCGGCCTGGACCTGCCAGGGAACCGTGCCCTGGTAGAAGAAGTTCCAAGAGATCCATTCCAGATCGCCGTCACCGTGGCACTTGACCAGCCTGGCGAGCTGGGA
Encoded proteins:
- a CDS encoding cyclase family protein — protein: MMHRVRAIAERVSNWGRWGADDERGTLNLITPEVVRRGSACVRRGEVFNLGLSLGAEGPQTGTVVGRFNPQHYMTAIGVQIGDDPRGFHYSDDVLSLPLQTATQWDSLAHVHYDGKLYNGFDAATALSASGTTRNGIDKLAVQGIASRGVLVDVARHRGLERVPPGSVITSAEIDDALAAQGVSLLPGDILVLRTGHLGVFKQDGDRETYLWQGPGIGLEAVEWIRRHDLAAVCSDTTAVEVMPCEDPALLYPVHLLCIRDMGMPFGEMFDLDVLAADCAADGCWEFLLCAPPLKVTGGIGSPVNPVAIK